CGCAACCGGAGGTTCCACCTGCACTTCACCCCGACCGGCGCCAGCTGGCTCAACCTCGTCGAGCGGTTCTTCGCCGAGATCACCAACAAGCTGATCCGTCGCGGTGTCCACCGCAGCGTCACCGCGCTGGAGAAGGACATCCGGGCGTGGCTGGACATGTGGAACGAGCAGCCACGCCCGTACGTGTGGACCAAGACCGCCGACGAGATCCTCGCCAGCCTCGCCGCGTACTGCAAACGAATCAAAGACTCAGCACACTAGCGTCACCTTGGTATGACGTTCGTCGTCCCCGACCGTGGCCACACGATCGGCGATGTCCGGATCCGGGTGCGCCTGACCTCGCAGCACCACACCCAGCCGGTCGAACTCGGCGTCCAGTGCGCTTACCAGCCCACCTGCCGATACGATCTCGGGATACAGCGCCGGGTCGAGGGGCGTCTCCCGATCAGGCATCGGACCATGATGCCCGATCGCAACGACGCCGCCAACAGGCCGAATCGGGCTATGCAATGGCAGCCACGAGCGGCTGCACCGCAGGAGCGCCAGCACGGCGGACTGGGCGTTACTCAGGTCTCCACGGGCAGTACCCGTCTAACGGGCCATATTCATGATGGGAGAGACAGAACCTAGCCCGCGGGTTGTTCCCAGGCGCGACGACGACCACGGTTGCGGCCGCCCCTGCCCCGATCAGCGCCGGGCCCATCTCGTGCCGACGAGCCCGCCTCCGGCGACGGACAAAGCAGCCGCCTCAGTGATCAGGGACGGTAGCGTTCGCGACATGTGGTGAACCGTATGCGGGAAGACGGACAGGGCGGATGCTCGCGACTCCATATCCGCCCAAGAACGGCCTGGTTGCACGGAAGCTGCACGCAGGATCGACTTGGACCGCTCGCTATGCGTGGACCTGCGGATAGGACGAGGCTTGCCCCCAGCGGCGGCCAGCCTGCCGTGGGAGGATGCGGACATGTCTGCTGCGAGGGTCGTCGCCGTCAGCCGGGACAGCGAGCACCGGTTCAGCAAGCCGAACGCCGACGAGATCCAGCTGCTTGCGGGGATCGGGGTGGCCGGGGATGCCCACGCGGGCGTGACCGTGCAGCACCTGTCGCGGATCGCCGCCGACCCCACCCAGCCCAACCTGCGCCAGGTCCACCTCATCCACGCCGAGCTGCACGACGAGGTGCACGAGCAGGGCTTCGTAGTGGCGCCCGGTCAGCTGGGAGAGAACATCACCACCCGCGGCATCGACCTGCTGTCGCTGCCCCGCGGCACTGTGCTGCGCTTCGGGGAGCAGGCCGTGGTCGAGGTGACGGGACTGCGCAACCCGTGCCCGCAGATCGACCGTTTCAGCGACGGCCTGCTCAAGCAGCTGGTCTACCGCGACCAGGACGGCGACCTCGTCCGCCGGGCGGGGATCATGAGCATCGTGCTGGCGGGCGGCCCGGTGCGGCCCGGCGACGTCATCACCGTGGAGCTGCCGCCCGAGCCACACCTGCCGCTCGAGCGGGTGTGATCGGGCGAAGCAGCGGTCGATGACGGCCGTCTGCCGACGGTCCCGTTGCGGGCACTCCATTGCTGTACAGCAGCCAGGTGCGGCGGCAAGAATGCCCGCCATGCACGGGCTCGTCCAAGAGATTGCCGCTCTCATCGCCGGCACCTGTATGGTGCGCGTTTTCGACGCTTCCGGCTACCGGCCCCCACCTCCTGCGCGCAAGCGACGGGACCGCGTGACGCCCCTGGCAGAAGTCCGTGACGCCCTAGCCGTCCGCGAGCTGCGCGAGGCCCTCGCGCTGCGGCCGGACACACCCGTCATGGACTGGATGAGCGGGACTGACGTGATCCTCGAACTCTGGAACCGTGACGGCGCTCAGCACGCCACGATCGGCTTGCTGTCGCCTGACCAACTGCGGCATGACGACGGCGAACTGCGGCTTCTCGACCCGGGCAAGGCAGCGAGGTGGCTGGCTCTGGGCGCCGAG
The Catellatospora sp. IY07-71 DNA segment above includes these coding regions:
- a CDS encoding MOSC domain-containing protein, with the protein product MSAARVVAVSRDSEHRFSKPNADEIQLLAGIGVAGDAHAGVTVQHLSRIAADPTQPNLRQVHLIHAELHDEVHEQGFVVAPGQLGENITTRGIDLLSLPRGTVLRFGEQAVVEVTGLRNPCPQIDRFSDGLLKQLVYRDQDGDLVRRAGIMSIVLAGGPVRPGDVITVELPPEPHLPLERV